Part of the Microbispora sp. ZYX-F-249 genome, CTACACGCAGTCCGGCGCCCAGGTCACGGTGACCAACGCCTCCTACAACGGCGGCATCCCGACCGGCGGCAGCACGTCGTTCGGCTTCAACGGCTCCTGGACCTCGTCCAACCCCGTGCCGGCGAGCTTCGCACTGAACGGCACCACCTGCAGCGGCACCGTCACCAGCCCCTCGGCGAGCCCGAGTGCCAGTCCGAGTGCCAGTCCGAGTGCCAGTCCGAGTGCCAGTCCCAGCGCCAGCCCCTCGGCGAGCCCGAGTGCCAGCCCCAGCGCCAGCCCCTCGGTCTCCCCCTCGC contains:
- a CDS encoding cellulose-binding domain-containing protein, which encodes MRFIRHRRWLAAGVAAALSVVGVATAGSARAAAGCRVTYTVTNQWQGGFGANVDVVNLGDPVDGWRLTWSFPAGQTISQLWNGSYTQSGAQVTVTNASYNGGIPTGGSTSFGFNGSWTSSNPVPASFALNGTTCSGTVTSPSASPSASPSASPSASPSASPSASPSASPSASPSASPSVSPS